In Candidatus Korarchaeota archaeon NZ13-K, a single genomic region encodes these proteins:
- a CDS encoding macro domain-containing protein encodes MPKVILVLGDITEIEADAIVNPANTLLIMGGGVAGAIKRRGGEEIEREALRKAPVRIGEAVETSAGRLKARYIIHAPTVESPGGASSPEYVRAAVRASIKRGVELGIRSIAFPAMGAGVGGVPVEESVRIILEETSASPFEKVLVVTRSKEDFLVFQRVASEMGVSFELLGS; translated from the coding sequence ATGCCCAAGGTTATCTTGGTGCTGGGCGACATAACGGAGATCGAGGCCGATGCCATCGTGAACCCGGCCAATACTCTGCTGATAATGGGTGGAGGCGTTGCTGGGGCAATAAAGAGGAGAGGGGGTGAGGAGATAGAGAGGGAAGCCCTTAGAAAAGCTCCTGTGAGGATAGGGGAGGCTGTCGAGACCTCCGCCGGTAGGTTGAAGGCGAGGTACATCATTCATGCCCCCACCGTGGAAAGCCCGGGCGGTGCAAGCAGTCCTGAGTACGTTAGGGCTGCCGTCAGGGCCTCCATAAAGAGGGGGGTGGAGCTCGGGATCAGGAGCATAGCCTTCCCTGCCATGGGTGCGGGGGTGGGTGGAGTCCCCGTGGAGGAGTCCGTCAGGATAATACTGGAGGAGACATCCGCTTCCCCATTCGAGAAGGTTCTCGTAGTCACCAGAAGTAAGGAGGACTTCCTAGTATTCCAGAGGGTCGCCAGTGAGATGGGGGTTTCCTTCGAGCTCCTGGGATCTTGA
- a CDS encoding ArsR family transcriptional regulator, producing the protein MEYDLNLALVVSAEMMEWEVFTLEDERLRILGQEISNDIGRSILALLKEKPMSPNDLSKELEVPLTTIMFHVEKLRDAGLIRPLLKMAGRRGQKTLYTLTSSAFIILPTFNVDKERFLETLRTAIAVPRELILRGAIVGLLIGVLMLSPWYLLTVSYYSREASGEGRISTESAPVNASIKAATMNTTTQTVKVPRIPNETQVSMEKASSEEVPWTLAFLLIGVLSSMTSAVAALLISRRSRNFMGYREERASMTPPEDEPPGS; encoded by the coding sequence ATGGAGTATGACTTAAATCTCGCGCTCGTGGTGTCCGCAGAGATGATGGAGTGGGAAGTCTTCACACTGGAGGACGAGAGACTAAGGATCCTAGGCCAGGAGATATCTAACGATATAGGAAGAAGTATCTTGGCTCTCCTCAAGGAGAAACCAATGAGTCCGAACGATCTATCCAAGGAGCTGGAGGTTCCGCTGACAACAATAATGTTCCATGTGGAGAAGCTCAGGGATGCCGGGCTGATAAGACCTCTACTCAAAATGGCCGGCAGGAGGGGACAGAAAACGCTCTATACCCTCACCTCCTCAGCCTTCATAATCCTCCCAACGTTTAACGTGGATAAGGAGAGATTTCTGGAGACCCTAAGGACTGCCATAGCAGTCCCTAGGGAGCTCATCTTGAGAGGTGCCATAGTGGGACTCCTGATAGGCGTGCTCATGCTCTCCCCCTGGTACCTCCTCACGGTAAGTTACTACAGCAGGGAGGCCTCCGGAGAGGGGCGCATATCGACTGAGAGCGCCCCAGTTAATGCTAGCATCAAAGCGGCTACAATGAACACGACAACGCAAACGGTCAAGGTTCCTAGAATCCCTAATGAGACGCAAGTCTCGATGGAAAAAGCGAGTTCAGAGGAGGTCCCATGGACACTAGCCTTCCTATTGATCGGAGTCTTGTCTTCCATGACATCTGCCGTGGCCGCGCTGTTGATCTCGAGGAGGTCCAGGAATTTCATGGGATATCGGGAAGAGAGAGCTAGCATGACACCTCCGGAGGATGAGCCGCCCGGCTCTTGA
- a CDS encoding HAD family hydrolase, whose amino-acid sequence MRFLACFDMDGTLIEVTSSWEFIHKILGTEEISSSYRRMYERGEISYSEWASLDISAWKGRDFSEVLRRIDEIRITDNAEDSIRMLKEHGFIVGVISSGVDVVAFKVCEKLGMDFCRSARLLIEGNEVRGLIEDLPPHRKGEILRGIALDYGIPLSRVAFVGDGESDLSVFEMTLGLKIAFRPRSKRIVELSDHVVHDLLEASRLILEWSKATR is encoded by the coding sequence ATGAGGTTCCTCGCCTGCTTCGACATGGACGGAACGCTCATAGAGGTAACGAGCTCATGGGAATTCATACATAAAATACTTGGAACGGAGGAGATCTCCTCCTCTTACAGGAGGATGTACGAGAGGGGTGAGATAAGCTACAGCGAGTGGGCATCGCTTGACATCTCGGCGTGGAAGGGCAGAGACTTCTCCGAGGTGCTCAGGAGGATTGATGAGATAAGGATCACTGACAACGCCGAGGATTCAATAAGGATGCTCAAAGAACACGGTTTTATCGTGGGAGTTATAAGCTCAGGAGTCGACGTCGTAGCGTTCAAGGTATGTGAGAAGCTGGGGATGGACTTTTGCAGGAGTGCAAGGCTACTAATAGAGGGAAATGAGGTTAGGGGATTGATCGAAGATCTTCCACCTCACAGGAAGGGGGAGATCCTGAGGGGGATCGCTCTAGACTACGGCATACCTCTCAGCAGAGTAGCCTTCGTCGGGGATGGTGAGAGCGATCTCTCGGTCTTTGAGATGACCCTGGGTCTCAAGATAGCCTTCAGACCCAGATCCAAGAGGATAGTGGAGCTCTCGGATCACGTAGTTCACGATTTGCTTGAGGCATCCAGGCTCATACTGGAGTGGTCGAAAGCTACGAGATGA
- a CDS encoding DUF1512 domain-containing protein: MEHHFGRNILKRARAILGEEVGTLREGLRISMMQMGQSDWLSWIFFIMFIMIMQFYANRLQAQIWISEISRALSKLEEYSNDSARKFIEEASKYGRSQDEIRAAFNKVKGFFLIEPVTLDPYGAIRRLEHLLNVMRNHLNAIMMDMAPAADEWKRSNLRDQMAGALTLDMIYRIIRHYFILGRKTQNLIYIAQIQMLLPEIMRIAKAYWKAGDAFRLGIPIGDGIGPLVALKLIGNAEPLEIAENVVGAEVEVEGRRVMVIKAKGPGSEVGRPGLAIERVVEGREGKVALIVTIDAASKLEGEPTAEIAEGIGAAIGDPGPEKYKIEEVATKYGIPLHAIAIKEDQLDAITSMNEEIARSADDVIERVRRIIASKTMPGDYVIVAGIGNTMGIGNRLGGA; the protein is encoded by the coding sequence ATGGAACATCACTTTGGGCGGAACATTTTAAAGAGAGCTCGCGCGATCCTAGGCGAGGAGGTAGGTACTTTGCGGGAAGGTCTCAGGATCTCAATGATGCAAATGGGCCAAAGTGACTGGCTCTCATGGATATTCTTCATAATGTTCATCATGATAATGCAGTTCTACGCGAACAGGTTGCAGGCGCAGATATGGATAAGCGAGATAAGCAGGGCCCTTTCCAAACTGGAGGAGTACAGCAATGACTCCGCCAGGAAGTTCATCGAGGAGGCCTCCAAATATGGAAGATCCCAGGATGAGATCAGGGCCGCGTTCAATAAGGTGAAGGGCTTCTTCCTGATAGAGCCCGTTACACTAGACCCTTATGGGGCGATAAGAAGGCTGGAGCATCTCCTCAATGTCATGAGAAATCACCTCAATGCGATAATGATGGACATGGCTCCCGCTGCTGATGAGTGGAAGAGGTCCAACCTGAGGGATCAGATGGCGGGGGCCCTCACGCTGGACATGATCTACAGGATAATAAGGCATTATTTCATCTTGGGGAGGAAGACCCAGAACCTGATATACATAGCGCAGATACAGATGCTCCTCCCGGAGATAATGAGGATAGCCAAGGCTTATTGGAAGGCTGGTGATGCTTTTAGGCTAGGGATACCGATAGGCGATGGTATAGGTCCTCTAGTGGCACTCAAGCTCATAGGAAACGCGGAGCCGCTGGAGATTGCGGAGAACGTAGTGGGCGCTGAGGTGGAGGTGGAGGGCAGGAGGGTCATGGTCATAAAAGCGAAGGGTCCGGGATCGGAGGTCGGGAGGCCGGGCCTAGCCATAGAGAGGGTGGTCGAGGGAAGGGAGGGTAAGGTGGCCCTCATAGTTACGATAGATGCTGCCTCAAAACTGGAGGGAGAGCCCACCGCGGAGATAGCTGAGGGAATAGGAGCGGCAATAGGGGATCCCGGACCTGAGAAGTATAAGATAGAGGAGGTGGCTACCAAGTACGGGATACCTCTCCACGCCATCGCCATAAAGGAGGATCAACTGGATGCCATAACCAGCATGAATGAGGAGATAGCAAGATCCGCTGATGATGTGATCGAGAGGGTTAGGAGGATAATAGCCTCGAAGACCATGCCCGGGGATTACGTGATAGTGGCGGGCATAGGAAACACCATGGGTATAGGTAACAGGTTAGGGGGTGCGTGA
- a CDS encoding NUDIX hydrolase translates to MKGVKIHVVPCVVVFNREGKVLLLRRARSKRNGGKWEIPGGSLKFGESPRKGAIRELMEETGMRVSPLSVIPVDTFGFLYPDMGVEFIIPLYSLLVEDFEPKIRDEEHDGWGWFTVEEIREMELREESMKGAYIMVLAAKRLIERCLEGDKGKNSSEEHGLPSE, encoded by the coding sequence TTGAAGGGCGTAAAGATACACGTGGTCCCTTGCGTAGTCGTCTTCAACAGGGAGGGGAAAGTACTGCTGCTGAGAAGGGCTAGGAGTAAGAGGAACGGCGGGAAGTGGGAGATCCCAGGGGGGAGCCTTAAGTTCGGCGAGTCACCGAGAAAAGGGGCAATCAGGGAGCTTATGGAGGAGACCGGAATGAGGGTGAGCCCGTTATCCGTCATCCCGGTCGATACCTTCGGCTTCCTTTACCCTGACATGGGGGTGGAGTTCATAATACCCCTTTACTCGCTCTTGGTTGAGGACTTCGAGCCCAAGATAAGGGATGAGGAGCACGACGGTTGGGGATGGTTCACTGTGGAGGAGATCAGGGAGATGGAGCTGAGGGAGGAGAGCATGAAGGGTGCTTACATAATGGTTCTGGCTGCTAAAAGGTTAATTGAAAGGTGCCTAGAAGGAGATAAGGGGAAAAACTCATCCGAAGAGCACGGACTCCCTTCCGAATAG
- a CDS encoding ABC transporter permease produces the protein MRSLRRFLKGSSGVVRFTRGLGQAGYEIPGRGWIVVAWKELLESLRDRRTLLNVVILPMILMPIVISLPTLVLSPKTVPPKVMVVICDEGAREIGGYLSYISDRADIIMRTGCETRSNYTEMILNGEIDLLVEIPEGFSKNLSEGRSSQILYYYDPLSAKSSLAMGLLSEPINSYSRKILLERLRKVNLTVDYVNPVQTVAKQVTRSGREVGVGESIAAMIIPMMVGLIAVTGAGTFAVDMVAGERERRTLEALFTNPISKIEILTGKFAALIVLSIISGLSTLLSAMLGISISLSFSMAEVSAQETQLVISPSNLVQAVIGILLTVILGGLTGNAVLVTASSFAKTFKEAEQYVGALVFVLIIPMVAVPYSPASMHPLLRLLPVTSLAMFARDMILGGDPLAIAVSLASSVAYLIMFLLMSARLFGRESVLFG, from the coding sequence GTGAGGTCATTGAGAAGGTTTCTTAAGGGATCATCGGGCGTCGTTAGGTTCACTAGAGGACTTGGTCAGGCTGGTTATGAAATTCCAGGAAGAGGATGGATCGTAGTAGCATGGAAGGAGCTCCTGGAGTCTCTTAGGGACAGGAGAACCCTGCTAAATGTTGTGATACTTCCCATGATACTGATGCCCATCGTGATATCACTCCCCACGCTGGTGCTCAGTCCCAAGACAGTGCCTCCGAAGGTGATGGTGGTGATATGCGATGAAGGGGCCAGGGAGATAGGTGGCTATCTCTCCTACATATCCGACAGGGCGGATATCATAATGAGGACTGGCTGCGAAACCCGGAGCAATTACACGGAGATGATACTCAACGGGGAGATAGATCTCCTAGTCGAGATACCGGAGGGATTCTCAAAGAACCTGAGCGAGGGTAGAAGCTCCCAGATCCTCTACTACTACGATCCTCTGAGCGCGAAGTCATCTTTGGCTATGGGACTCCTGAGCGAACCCATAAACTCCTATTCTAGGAAGATACTGCTGGAGAGGCTCAGGAAGGTTAACCTTACGGTGGACTACGTCAACCCCGTGCAGACAGTAGCCAAGCAGGTCACCAGGTCCGGAAGGGAGGTGGGGGTGGGGGAGAGCATAGCCGCCATGATAATTCCTATGATGGTTGGCCTCATAGCGGTAACGGGAGCCGGAACGTTCGCGGTGGACATGGTGGCGGGAGAGAGGGAGAGGAGAACTTTAGAGGCCCTGTTCACGAATCCCATCAGCAAGATCGAGATACTGACCGGGAAATTCGCTGCGCTAATAGTGCTCTCAATAATAAGCGGACTGTCCACTCTCCTCTCAGCGATGCTCGGAATAAGCATTTCCCTGAGCTTCTCCATGGCCGAGGTCTCCGCGCAGGAGACTCAGCTCGTCATAAGCCCGTCTAACCTCGTTCAGGCGGTGATCGGGATACTCCTCACGGTGATCCTCGGGGGACTAACCGGGAACGCCGTGCTGGTCACGGCCTCTTCCTTCGCGAAAACATTCAAGGAAGCTGAACAGTACGTAGGAGCTCTTGTCTTCGTTCTGATAATTCCAATGGTTGCGGTACCTTATTCCCCTGCATCCATGCATCCCCTGCTCAGGCTTCTCCCGGTCACCAGCCTCGCCATGTTCGCGAGGGACATGATATTGGGGGGCGACCCACTCGCCATAGCGGTGTCACTCGCATCATCAGTGGCGTACCTGATAATGTTCCTCCTGATGAGTGCCAGACTATTCGGAAGGGAGTCCGTGCTCTTCGGATGA
- a CDS encoding ABC transporter ATP-binding protein has protein sequence MWHRHRSGKRGSHCLLTSSHLDPRALEEGDFLSRRSGDCRMVMPAVEVMDLRKSFGEVRAVDGVTFDVEEGSVFGLLGPNGAGKTTTLRMIYGVLRPDQGRVRVMGVDVWRDLRRARGLMGVMPEDTGVYPRLTVEENLIYFGKMRGMNPSKLKERINYLLDILGLKEKRFTIADKLSKGQRQKVAFARAILSEPPVLILDEPTLGVDVMSAREIRGMIKDYASSGKTVILSTHNMWEAERLCSHIGIISEGKMRYVGKREDLESLTGRREFEEIFLRLVRGEVIEKVS, from the coding sequence ATGTGGCATCGTCACCGCTCAGGGAAACGGGGATCGCATTGCCTTTTGACGTCGAGCCATCTGGATCCTAGGGCTCTAGAGGAAGGAGATTTTTTAAGCCGACGTTCAGGGGATTGTCGGATGGTCATGCCAGCCGTCGAAGTAATGGACCTGAGGAAGAGCTTCGGGGAGGTTAGGGCTGTTGATGGCGTCACATTCGACGTGGAGGAGGGCTCAGTCTTCGGCCTACTCGGTCCCAACGGTGCTGGGAAGACCACGACGCTGAGGATGATATACGGGGTGCTGAGGCCCGACCAAGGCAGGGTCAGGGTGATGGGAGTGGACGTTTGGAGGGATCTAAGGAGGGCGAGGGGCCTGATGGGCGTCATGCCGGAGGATACCGGCGTCTACCCCAGGCTCACTGTTGAGGAAAACTTGATATATTTTGGTAAAATGAGAGGAATGAATCCTTCCAAATTAAAAGAAAGAATAAATTATCTATTAGATATTCTGGGACTTAAGGAAAAGAGATTCACTATAGCCGATAAGCTCTCGAAGGGACAGAGGCAGAAGGTCGCGTTCGCGAGGGCCATCCTCAGCGAGCCCCCCGTGCTGATACTTGATGAGCCCACCTTGGGCGTGGATGTCATGAGCGCCAGGGAGATCAGGGGCATGATAAAGGATTACGCCAGCTCAGGTAAGACGGTGATCCTCTCAACCCATAACATGTGGGAGGCCGAGAGGCTTTGCAGCCATATAGGGATAATAAGTGAAGGGAAGATGAGGTACGTCGGTAAAAGGGAGGATCTGGAGAGCCTGACCGGCAGGAGGGAATTCGAGGAGATATTCCTGAGACTGGTGAGAGGTGAGGTCATTGAGAAGGTTTCTTAA
- a CDS encoding adenosine monophosphate-protein transferase, producing MELKLEVVDVTPPENCNIIIATSHFIKTVEDVYEALADSCSCIKFGLAFCESSGPRLVRKAGNDEELIEAAVERALRIGAGHSLVIVIRDAWPVNVLPRLKQLPEIATIHAATANPLKVIVAEYGDGRGILGVIDGGKPLGVEGKEEIKERMEFLRRIGYKHPLPE from the coding sequence ATGGAGCTCAAGCTCGAGGTTGTGGATGTCACTCCCCCCGAGAATTGCAACATAATAATAGCTACCTCCCACTTCATCAAAACTGTTGAAGACGTTTACGAGGCCTTGGCGGACTCCTGCTCATGCATAAAATTTGGTCTGGCCTTCTGCGAGTCCTCAGGTCCTAGGTTGGTGAGGAAGGCTGGCAACGATGAAGAGCTCATCGAGGCAGCCGTCGAGAGGGCGCTCAGGATAGGGGCCGGTCACAGTCTCGTCATAGTGATCAGAGATGCCTGGCCCGTGAACGTGCTGCCCAGGCTGAAGCAGCTCCCGGAGATAGCTACGATCCACGCAGCGACCGCGAACCCCTTGAAGGTCATAGTGGCTGAGTACGGGGATGGAAGGGGGATCCTAGGAGTGATAGATGGCGGCAAGCCTCTGGGCGTTGAGGGAAAGGAGGAAATCAAGGAGAGGATGGAGTTCCTTAGGAGGATAGGATACAAGCATCCCTTACCCGAGTGA
- a CDS encoding geranylgeranyl reductase family protein, with product MERYYFLSPKWAPMWDVVVVGAGPSGSVSAYLSAKKGYKTLIVDMREFPRHKVCGGGVTWRAYDLLRGLGISMKSFESYHREVLIRGFGEEVRVSSDSGEFAVATVEREKFDKELLDEALGQGAEFKRLRVREVIQRGDEVELEGMGIRARYVIGADGAYSLTATSSGIRGCWSDRDVIFAIEGRAPLHDELTFIVDASPLGYGWIFPRERDSNAGVGGLVLRSREIVEAFDRFSKLYKVRRLAAWIIPTGGHGQPIAKGRILLVGDAAGLADPLTGEGLYYAFRSAYECIESLGHENPDATYYLRMKSVLEELKLKRRARDVIVPRMGFFFKIFASYPEIARRYMLTSIGKLDFREFWTWSLLRIPRAMLRRIMSRI from the coding sequence ATGGAAAGATATTATTTCCTGAGCCCCAAATGGGCCCCGATGTGGGACGTCGTCGTGGTGGGCGCGGGACCCTCGGGCTCCGTATCGGCATACCTCTCAGCTAAAAAGGGATATAAGACGCTCATCGTGGACATGAGAGAATTTCCGAGGCATAAAGTGTGCGGAGGGGGGGTGACCTGGAGGGCCTACGACCTCCTCAGAGGCCTGGGCATCTCCATGAAGTCCTTTGAGTCCTACCACAGGGAGGTGCTCATAAGGGGGTTCGGTGAGGAGGTGAGGGTCAGCTCCGACTCGGGTGAGTTTGCAGTGGCGACCGTGGAAAGGGAGAAGTTTGATAAGGAGCTCTTGGATGAGGCCCTGGGTCAGGGGGCGGAGTTCAAAAGGCTCAGGGTGAGGGAGGTCATCCAGAGGGGGGATGAAGTGGAATTAGAGGGGATGGGGATCAGGGCTAGATACGTGATAGGAGCTGACGGCGCCTACTCACTGACGGCGACATCATCGGGCATCAGGGGCTGTTGGAGCGATAGAGATGTAATATTTGCCATAGAGGGCAGAGCTCCCCTCCACGATGAGCTGACCTTCATAGTGGATGCCTCTCCCCTGGGCTACGGGTGGATCTTCCCCAGGGAGAGGGATTCTAACGCTGGGGTTGGGGGTCTGGTCCTGAGATCGAGGGAGATCGTGGAGGCATTCGATAGATTCTCAAAGCTCTACAAAGTCAGGAGGTTGGCGGCTTGGATAATACCCACCGGGGGTCACGGTCAACCGATAGCTAAAGGGAGGATTCTTCTGGTGGGCGACGCCGCTGGATTGGCGGATCCGCTGACCGGAGAGGGATTGTATTATGCCTTCAGGAGTGCCTATGAATGTATAGAATCGCTGGGACATGAAAATCCGGATGCTACCTACTATCTCAGGATGAAAAGCGTGCTTGAAGAGCTGAAATTGAAGAGAAGGGCGAGAGACGTGATAGTCCCTCGGATGGGTTTCTTCTTCAAGATTTTCGCATCATATCCGGAGATAGCCAGGAGGTACATGCTGACCTCCATAGGGAAGCTCGACTTCAGGGAGTTCTGGACTTGGAGCTTGCTCAGGATCCCGAGGGCGATGCTAAGAAGGATCATGTCCCGGATATGA
- a CDS encoding ABC transporter ATP-binding protein → MLELELEIAVETRDLTKKFGSFIAVDHVNLEIRRGENFGLLGPNGAGKTTTIRMITGTIRPTEGHVRVFGVDVSREREKALRRIGYMPQKFSLYEDLTVEENLRLYGALQGLSGQQLNERVNELMEKFILRDFRGRLAGKLSGGMKQRLSLAVALVHDPDLLILDEPTAGVDPPLRRRFWEYFKELNREGKTILVTTHYMDEAENCDRLALMGRGRVLTVGTPQEIKRRAMGGDLVEIRVDGNLNLDEIIGLREILEDDGGRYLLLVEDSSSFIPELLRRAEAHGIKVRSVTPIPISLEEAFIRIMDGERDGGVSL, encoded by the coding sequence TTGCTCGAGTTAGAATTGGAGATTGCCGTTGAGACGAGGGATCTGACGAAGAAGTTTGGGAGCTTCATTGCTGTCGATCATGTGAACTTAGAGATAAGAAGAGGCGAGAATTTCGGCCTACTCGGGCCCAACGGTGCGGGCAAGACGACCACTATAAGGATGATAACTGGAACCATCCGGCCCACTGAAGGTCACGTTAGGGTCTTCGGGGTAGACGTCTCAAGGGAGAGGGAGAAGGCGCTCAGGAGGATAGGCTATATGCCCCAGAAGTTCAGCCTGTACGAGGACCTGACGGTCGAGGAGAATCTGAGGCTTTACGGAGCTCTCCAAGGACTTTCTGGACAGCAACTGAACGAGAGGGTTAACGAGTTGATGGAGAAGTTCATTCTGAGGGATTTCAGGGGGAGGCTGGCTGGTAAACTGAGCGGGGGAATGAAGCAGAGGCTGAGCCTAGCTGTGGCCCTAGTTCACGATCCAGATCTGCTCATATTGGACGAGCCGACGGCAGGGGTGGACCCTCCCCTCAGGAGGAGATTCTGGGAGTACTTTAAGGAGCTCAATAGGGAGGGAAAGACGATACTGGTGACCACTCACTACATGGATGAGGCTGAGAACTGCGACAGACTCGCCCTCATGGGAAGGGGAAGGGTCCTAACGGTGGGCACGCCTCAGGAGATAAAGAGGAGGGCCATGGGTGGAGACTTAGTGGAGATTCGGGTGGACGGGAACCTGAATTTGGATGAGATAATCGGCCTCAGGGAGATCCTAGAGGATGATGGTGGAAGATACCTGCTCCTAGTGGAGGACTCGAGCAGTTTCATCCCTGAGCTACTCAGGAGGGCCGAGGCCCACGGGATCAAGGTGAGGTCGGTGACCCCGATACCCATCAGCCTGGAAGAGGCTTTCATAAGGATCATGGATGGTGAGAGAGATGGCGGAGTATCGCTATGA
- a CDS encoding ABC transporter permease — MVREMAEYRYELQKMLTIIRKELIQLIRDPKTVAMVLMMPIMVTILFGIGYGGKGSGKYPITIVDLDGGDGSQKFIQELKNSKLFEIRAIYKSKGQGFSSVYSGEVYASLIIPEGFTEDLMMGRATRVELYYDASNPTVAQAIMQAVGVVTQQYQGWAASTFGTFAIQPMFYTVYGPRVEKIESFIPTLMALILQMVPTSLISVSICREREKGTFEQFIMTPVRPFDIVFGKLVAYFIATISDSILSLMTAILLFDVRLRGSLIDMTVVSIVFLLSSLSMGLLISVFSKNQLQAYQASIFTFIPSMLFSGMLIPVEILGPEAKTIASFIPMYYFIRAFRDVSLKGWSFLMVADSLVVILMFSLVFLLISLRFLRLEVT; from the coding sequence ATGGTGAGAGAGATGGCGGAGTATCGCTATGAATTACAAAAAATGCTGACAATAATCAGGAAGGAGTTGATTCAGCTGATCAGGGATCCGAAGACCGTAGCCATGGTGCTCATGATGCCCATAATGGTGACCATACTCTTCGGGATAGGGTACGGGGGGAAGGGCTCGGGGAAGTATCCAATAACTATTGTTGATCTTGATGGGGGTGATGGCTCCCAGAAGTTCATCCAGGAGCTCAAGAACTCGAAGCTCTTCGAGATAAGGGCTATTTACAAGTCAAAGGGGCAGGGCTTCTCCTCAGTTTACTCCGGTGAGGTTTATGCAAGCTTGATAATCCCTGAGGGATTCACGGAGGATCTGATGATGGGTAGGGCCACTAGAGTGGAGCTATACTATGATGCCAGCAATCCGACGGTGGCCCAGGCGATAATGCAGGCGGTCGGGGTGGTGACCCAGCAGTATCAGGGATGGGCCGCATCGACCTTCGGTACGTTCGCGATACAACCCATGTTCTACACCGTCTACGGACCAAGGGTAGAGAAGATAGAGAGCTTCATACCAACACTCATGGCGTTGATCCTCCAGATGGTCCCGACGAGCCTTATCTCGGTGTCGATCTGCAGGGAGAGGGAGAAGGGAACCTTTGAGCAGTTCATAATGACACCGGTGAGACCATTCGACATAGTCTTCGGGAAGCTGGTGGCATACTTCATCGCAACGATATCTGACAGCATATTAAGCCTGATGACCGCGATCCTGCTCTTCGATGTGAGGCTCAGGGGATCTCTGATCGACATGACCGTTGTATCCATAGTGTTTCTCCTCAGCTCTCTCAGCATGGGCCTCCTAATCTCCGTATTCTCCAAGAATCAGCTTCAAGCCTATCAAGCGAGCATATTCACGTTCATCCCAAGCATGCTGTTCAGTGGGATGCTCATCCCAGTCGAGATACTCGGTCCGGAGGCCAAGACGATAGCGTCCTTCATACCAATGTACTACTTCATAAGGGCCTTCAGGGATGTGTCACTCAAGGGGTGGAGTTTCCTGATGGTGGCAGATAGTCTGGTGGTGATCCTCATGTTCTCATTGGTATTTCTCCTAATCTCCCTGAGGTTCCTCAGGTTGGAGGTGACCTAA